A window of Vibrio ishigakensis contains these coding sequences:
- a CDS encoding alkene reductase, which yields MSKLFEKVKLESLELNNRVVMAPMTRARTTQPGNIPNQMMADYYKQRASAGLIITEATQISDDSQGYSFTPGVYTDAQVEGWKAVTSEAKAQGAAIFCQLWHVGRVSHPIFQKGELPMAPSALAPVETQVWISDEAGNGNMVDCVQPREMTQDDIKRVIQDFTYAAKRAVEAGFNGIEIHGGNGYLIDQFLRTNSNHRTDNYGGCRQNRIRFLLEVVDAVIAEIGADKVGVRLAPFITFKDMNCPDIVPTILESAAELQKRNIAYIHLSEADWDDAPTIPDDFRIQLREIFSNTIIVAGRYDVARAEAIISEELADLVAFGRPFVANPDLVKRLEFDLPLAELDPSTLFGGVEKGYTDYSAYQE from the coding sequence ATGAGCAAGTTATTTGAGAAAGTGAAATTAGAGTCCCTAGAGTTAAACAACCGAGTGGTGATGGCGCCTATGACAAGGGCGCGCACTACTCAACCGGGTAATATCCCAAATCAGATGATGGCGGACTATTACAAGCAGCGTGCTAGCGCTGGTCTTATCATCACAGAGGCGACTCAAATATCTGATGACTCTCAGGGTTACTCCTTCACTCCGGGCGTGTATACTGATGCGCAGGTGGAGGGCTGGAAAGCCGTCACTAGTGAGGCAAAGGCTCAAGGTGCTGCTATTTTCTGTCAGTTGTGGCATGTAGGTCGAGTATCACATCCTATCTTTCAAAAAGGCGAGCTACCAATGGCTCCCTCAGCCCTAGCACCGGTGGAAACCCAAGTGTGGATTTCTGATGAAGCAGGCAATGGCAATATGGTTGATTGTGTTCAGCCCCGTGAGATGACGCAAGATGATATCAAGCGTGTGATTCAGGACTTCACCTATGCCGCCAAGCGCGCGGTTGAAGCAGGGTTTAATGGTATCGAGATCCACGGTGGTAACGGCTATCTAATCGATCAGTTTCTTCGCACCAACTCTAACCATAGAACCGACAATTACGGTGGTTGTCGTCAGAATCGAATTCGCTTCCTGCTAGAAGTGGTTGATGCGGTCATCGCTGAGATTGGTGCAGATAAGGTTGGCGTGCGACTTGCCCCATTCATTACCTTCAAGGATATGAACTGTCCGGATATCGTGCCGACTATTCTCGAAAGTGCGGCTGAGCTGCAAAAACGCAATATTGCCTATATTCATCTTTCAGAGGCGGATTGGGACGATGCTCCAACTATTCCAGATGATTTTAGAATCCAGCTTCGCGAGATCTTCAGTAATACCATTATTGTGGCAGGTCGCTATGACGTAGCGCGTGCTGAAGCAATCATCTCAGAGGAATTGGCAGATTTGGTTGCCTTTGGTCGTCCATTCGTCGCAAATCCGGATTTAGTGAAGCGTCTAGAATTTGACCTACCGCTAGCCGAGCTAGACCCTAGCACCTTGTTTGGTGGGGTAGAGAAGGGGTATACGGATTATTCGGCGTATCAGGAATAA
- the uvrB gene encoding excinuclease ABC subunit UvrB, translating to MSEEKSEKLYELVSDYKPSGDQPTAIEQLLEGLDSGLAHQTLLGVTGSGKTFTLANVIATAQRPAILLAPNKTLAAQLYGEMKAFFPNNAVEYFVSYYDYYQPEAYVPTTDTFIEKDSSVNAHIEQMRLSATKALLERKDAIIVASVSAIYGLGDPESYLKMMLHVRRGDFINQRDILRRLAELQYSRNDVAFERGQFRVRGEVIDIFPAESEQDAVRIEMFDDEIECISLFDPLTGSLVQRDLPRFTIYPKTHYVTPRDRMLEAIETIKEELADRKKYLLENNKLLEEQRISQRTQFDIEMMNELGFCSGVENYSRHLSGRAEGEPPPTLFDYLPHDGLLIIDESHVTVPQIGAMYKGDRSRKETLVEYGFRLPSALDNRPLKFEEFEALAPQTIFVSATPGKYEIEMSGDEIADQVVRPTGLLDPELEVRPVATQVDDLLSEIRIRSAIDERVLVTTLTKRMAEDLTEYLTEHDVKVRYLHSDVDTVERVEIIRDLRLGEFDVLVGINLLREGLDMPEVSLVAILDADKEGFLRSERSLIQTIGRAARNLKGKAILYADRVTDSMKRAMDETNRRREKQHAYNEKMGIKPQALKRNVKDIMELGAATQEASKRKSKAVPLSKVADNSQEYKALSPQELEKLILALENEMYQHAQNLEFEQAAAKRDQIEEYRKQFIVNS from the coding sequence GTGAGTGAAGAAAAAAGTGAAAAACTGTATGAGTTGGTTTCGGATTATAAACCCTCAGGGGATCAGCCCACAGCCATAGAACAGCTCCTTGAAGGTCTAGACTCAGGCCTCGCACATCAAACCCTTCTCGGGGTGACGGGATCTGGTAAGACATTTACTCTAGCTAATGTTATCGCAACCGCACAAAGACCGGCTATCCTGCTCGCGCCGAATAAGACCTTGGCGGCGCAACTATATGGTGAGATGAAAGCTTTCTTCCCCAATAACGCGGTTGAGTATTTCGTATCCTACTATGACTATTACCAGCCAGAGGCTTATGTTCCGACGACCGATACCTTTATTGAAAAGGACTCCTCGGTCAATGCACACATTGAGCAGATGCGACTGTCGGCAACTAAGGCACTGTTAGAACGTAAAGATGCCATAATCGTTGCCTCAGTATCAGCCATCTATGGTCTTGGTGATCCAGAATCTTATCTGAAGATGATGCTTCATGTACGTCGTGGTGACTTTATTAATCAGCGCGACATTTTGCGTCGTCTGGCAGAGCTTCAATATTCACGCAATGATGTTGCCTTTGAGCGTGGTCAGTTCCGAGTGCGTGGCGAGGTTATCGACATATTCCCTGCAGAATCTGAGCAGGATGCCGTTCGCATCGAGATGTTTGACGATGAGATAGAGTGTATCAGCCTGTTCGACCCATTAACCGGCTCATTAGTACAGCGAGACCTGCCTCGATTTACCATCTACCCTAAGACCCATTACGTGACCCCTAGGGATAGGATGCTGGAGGCTATTGAAACCATTAAAGAAGAGCTGGCCGATCGTAAGAAATACCTTTTAGAGAACAACAAGCTTCTGGAAGAGCAGCGCATCAGTCAGCGTACCCAATTTGATATTGAGATGATGAATGAGCTTGGCTTCTGCTCTGGGGTAGAAAACTATTCTCGTCACTTGAGTGGCCGTGCTGAGGGCGAGCCGCCACCGACCCTATTCGATTACCTTCCTCATGACGGTCTTCTCATCATTGATGAGTCACACGTTACCGTGCCTCAGATTGGCGCCATGTATAAGGGTGACCGCTCGCGTAAAGAAACGCTGGTGGAGTATGGCTTTCGTTTGCCATCGGCATTGGATAACCGCCCGCTGAAGTTTGAAGAGTTTGAGGCCCTTGCACCCCAGACTATCTTTGTCTCGGCAACACCGGGCAAATATGAGATAGAGATGTCCGGTGACGAGATTGCCGATCAGGTGGTTCGTCCAACTGGTCTACTGGACCCAGAGCTTGAGGTCCGCCCTGTCGCTACTCAGGTGGATGATCTTCTTTCGGAGATACGCATCCGCAGTGCCATCGATGAGCGCGTCTTGGTGACCACACTAACCAAGCGCATGGCCGAAGACTTAACCGAGTATCTGACCGAGCATGATGTGAAGGTGCGCTATCTGCACTCGGATGTGGACACGGTTGAGCGTGTAGAGATCATTCGAGACCTTCGCTTAGGTGAGTTTGATGTACTGGTGGGGATCAACCTTCTGCGTGAGGGCTTAGATATGCCAGAGGTATCGCTGGTGGCTATTCTGGATGCCGATAAAGAGGGCTTCCTACGCTCTGAGCGTTCTCTTATCCAGACCATAGGTCGTGCTGCGCGTAACCTTAAGGGTAAAGCCATCCTATATGCCGATCGCGTTACCGACTCTATGAAGCGCGCCATGGACGAAACCAATCGTCGCCGCGAGAAACAGCACGCCTATAACGAGAAGATGGGCATTAAGCCTCAGGCACTGAAACGTAATGTGAAAGATATTATGGAACTGGGCGCGGCCACTCAAGAGGCTTCGAAACGCAAGTCCAAGGCTGTGCCTTTGTCGAAAGTAGCGGACAATAGTCAAGAATATAAGGCGCTTTCTCCACAAGAGCTTGAGAAACTGATCTTAGCATTAGAGAATGAGATGTATCAGCACGCGCAGAACCTAGAGTTCGAACAAGCGGCTGCTAAGCGCGATCAGATTGAAGAGTATCGTAAGCAATTCATCGTCAACAGTTAG